The following is a genomic window from Opitutus sp. ER46.
TCTATACGATCACGGCCGCCAACATGGCCGAGCACGCCGAGCAGTTGACTGCCGGTCATCAGGCGCTGCTCAAGGCGTACCCGACCTACAAGATGGTGGTGTATCCGACGCGACGCAGCGCCTCGTATCCGCAGCGCATCTATGACGCCACCCGGGCCAACGCCACGACGGGGCAGATCGTCGCCAACGGCAACGGCATCAGCAACGCCACCATTGGCGTGCCGTTTCCGATTCCCCAGAGCGGCATCGAAGTCGTCTGGAACTTCCTGACCCGCTTCCGCGGCTACGCGGCCGTGCGCTACATCGACCAGGCCGCCGTGGAGCGCGGCGGCGGTTACCAGATCGTGAAGTTCGAGGACGAGTTCCTCTACAACTACTCGCGCCCGGACATCACCGTGAAGGAACTCGATGAGGGCAACGTGCTCGTCTACTTCAAGCAGGCGACTCTCGCCCCCGCCCGCCTCGCCGGCACCATCCTGGTGGTCTGGGACAGCCTCAATCAGGTGAAGGAGCCGCGTCGGGCCTGGCAGTACAACGCGGGCCGGCGCCGCGTGACGCGCGCACCGAACGTCGCCTACGACAATCCCGGCACCAATGCCGACGGCCAGCGCACCACCGACCAGTTCGACTTCTTTTCCGGCGCCCCTGATCGCTACGAATGGAAGCTCCTCGGAAAGAAGGAAATGTTGGTCCCGTACAACTCCTACAAGCTCCATGCCAAGGGTTTGAAAGCCTCGGAGATCCTCAAGCCGCTGCACATCAACCAGGACCTCGCGCGTTACGAGCTGCACCGTGTCTGGGTGGTCGATGCGACCCTGAAGCCGGGTGTCTCCCACCTCTATTCGCGTCGGACCTTCTACATCGATGAGGACAGCTGGCAGATCCTGGCCGCCGACCATTACGACGGTCGCGGGCAGATGTGGCGTCCCTCCGAGGCCCACTGTATCAATTATTACGATGCGCCGACGTTCTGGAGCACGCTCGAGGTCATTCACGACCTGCAGAACAACCGGTACCTCGCCCTCGGCCTCGACAACGAAAACGCGATGTACGACTTCACGCTGAAACGGGCGCCTTCCGACTACACGCCGGAGTCGCTCCGGCGCGAAGGCGTTCGCTAAGCATCTCCACCCGGCCGCGCATCCGCTTGTGCGCGGCGAGATCGGCGCCGGGTTCACCCCCGGCGCCGTTTTGTCCAACCGGCTGCATTGATGCCGGCCATTCTGCGTTGTTGCCGGACGCGCCCGTTTTGCCCTTTTCTGATCAGCCGATGAGGTCACCAGCTCCGCTCGTCATGCGCTGCACGCGCATCCTCCCCCTCCTCCTCCTTTCCCTTCTTGCTCCCGGAGTCCAGGCGTTGCCCGTTGCCTCCCGCACGTTGCTGCTGGACGCCACCCAGGCCGGTGAGGCCATCGTGGCTGTCGGGGAGCGTGGCACCATCCTGCGCTCGGTTGACCAGGCCCGGACTTGGGTCACGGCGCAGAACCCATCGGCGGCCGCGCTC
Proteins encoded in this region:
- a CDS encoding DUF1329 domain-containing protein, which gives rise to MKIRLLFVLSCAAVAASATRAAVSEAEAARLGKDLTPMGAEAAGNAAGTIPAWNGGIMTPPAGYKPGDHHPDPFAADQPLYTITAANMAEHAEQLTAGHQALLKAYPTYKMVVYPTRRSASYPQRIYDATRANATTGQIVANGNGISNATIGVPFPIPQSGIEVVWNFLTRFRGYAAVRYIDQAAVERGGGYQIVKFEDEFLYNYSRPDITVKELDEGNVLVYFKQATLAPARLAGTILVVWDSLNQVKEPRRAWQYNAGRRRVTRAPNVAYDNPGTNADGQRTTDQFDFFSGAPDRYEWKLLGKKEMLVPYNSYKLHAKGLKASEILKPLHINQDLARYELHRVWVVDATLKPGVSHLYSRRTFYIDEDSWQILAADHYDGRGQMWRPSEAHCINYYDAPTFWSTLEVIHDLQNNRYLALGLDNENAMYDFTLKRAPSDYTPESLRREGVR